A portion of the Cervus elaphus chromosome X, mCerEla1.1, whole genome shotgun sequence genome contains these proteins:
- the LOC122690356 gene encoding melanoma-associated antigen 10-like, with translation MIEVPGIAGTPSPFRGSQRVWTLPTAQATTPSIISDQGSGSGKRKRPCTPRALPDGGHLLRDAIDDKVGDLVSFLLLRYHRKEVATKADMLSVLRDYQDLFPVILSQAAECMELVFGIDVKALDSTGLFYVLVNTLGLTYNDLLGGDEESMPMAGLLVNTLSIIFVDGNCAPEEKVWEMLRIMGLYAGMNHFIYGDPRELLTQVWVQAGYLEHRQVPNSDPARYEFLWGPRTYAETTKMKVLEFLAKVHGTTPSAFPDLYEDALQSEKTGPQTRVVARARTRARATARARAGTCARTRAYSRATSNSSSCPN, from the coding sequence ATGATTGAGGTTCCTGGTATTGCTGGGACACCAAGTCCTTTCCGGGGTTCTCAGAGAGTTTGGACCTTGCCCACTGCCCAAGCAACCACTCCATCAATCATATCAGATCAGGGCTCTGGCAGTGGAAAAAGAAAGAGGCCATGCACTCCGCGGGCCCTGCCAGATGGTGGGCATTTGCTCAGAGATGCTATAGATGATAAGGTGGGGGATCTGGTGTCATTCCTGCTCCTCAGATATCACAGAAAGGAGGTGGCCACAAAGGCAGATATGCTTAGTGTTCTCAGAGATTACCAAGACCTTTTCCCTGTGATCCTCAGCCAAGCTGCTGAGTGCATGGAGCTGGTCTTTGGTATTGATGTGAAGGCGTTGGACTCCACAGGTCTTTTCTATGTCTTGGTCAACACCTTGGGTCTCACCTACAATGATCTGTTGGGTGGTGATGAGGAGAGCATGCCCATGGCTGGCCTCCTTGTAAATACCTTGAGTATAATCTTCGTAGATGGCAACTGTGCCCCTGAGgaaaaggtctgggaaatgcTGCGTATCATGGGGCTGTATGCTGGTATGAACCATTTCATCTATGGGGACcccagggagctgctgacccaagtgtgggtgcaGGCAGGGTACCTGGAACACCGGCAGGTGCCCAATAGTGATCCTGCCCGCTATGAGTTCCTATGGGGTCCCCGGACATATGCGGAGACCACTAAGATGAAAGTCTTAGAGTTTTTGGCCAAAGTCCATGGTACCACCCCCAGTGCTTTTCCTGACTTGTATGAAGATGCTTTGCAAAGTGAAAAAACAGGACCCCAAACCAGAGTTGTAGCCAGGGCCAGGACCAGGGCCAGGGCCACggccagggccagggctgggACTTGTGCCAGGACCAGGGCCTATTCCAGGGCCACATCCAACAGCTCCTCTTGCCCCAACTGA